CTCAACCGGGCAAACGCGGTTAAGGAGGCCCTGGTTAATAAGTACAAGCTTGACCCCAACCAGTTTGCGGTCGAGGGCGTGGGTTGGGACAAGCCGGCCGACCCGAACGACCCGGACAACCATGCCAAGAACCGCCGCGTGGAGGTCAAGGTCTACCCGGCAGAAAGACAGTGACCCCCTCTTCGGGGCCCACGATCGGCAGCCCTCGCCCATGTGGGGTCTGTTCGCGAGCCGGTGATTGTGCGATGATCACCGTGTCCCCTGCCGCCTGGCAACAAGCGGTGAGGGACACTGCCTTTTCGGATGGAGGACGGCAGCAGGCATGACGGATCAACCGGCACAGGTTGCGCCCCCAAGCGCCCACCAGCCCCCCGCTCCCGCTGCATCCACGGCAACCAGCTGTGAGCGATCCTGTCCCTTGCGCAAACTGTTCGTCCTTCGCCGCGAGATCCCGCCCTGGCAGGCCGGTCTCTGCGGCATCGCCTGCGTTGTCATGGTTCTCGGTTTGTGGTGGCTGGCGACGCGCGGCGAGCCGGAGCAGCGACTCCTCGGACCGACCGTGCTGCCCAGCCCGGCGGAAACGTTCGCCACCTTTCCCAGCCTCTGGTTCGATCGCGCGTTGACCCGAAACACCTGGGCCAGTCTGCGGCGGGTGGCTCTGGGGTTCGGCCTGGCCACCCTCATGGGCGTGCCGCTGGGCATCCTGGGCGGATGTTTCTCTTGGTTCCACGCCTTCCTGTCGCCGTTGTCGATCTTCGGCCGCAACATCCCTGTCGCCGCCCTGATCCCCCTGACCTTCTCGCTCTTCGGAATCGGCGAACAGCAGAAGATCATGTTCATCTTCATCGCCTGCGTGGCGTTCATCGTCTCCGATTCGGCTCAAGCCGTTGTCGACGTGGACCGCCGGTACATTGACACCGCCTACACCCTGGGCGCCCGTCGGCGTCAGGTCATCCTCAAGGTACTCGTCCCCCTGGCCATGCCGGGTATCTTCAACTCGCTGCGGCTGCTCTTCGGCCTGGCCTTCGGATACATCATGCTGGCCGAGCTGGTCAAGTTCGGCGACGAATCCGGCGGGTTGGGCGACATCATCATGACCTCCCAGAAGCGGGGCCAGAAAGAACATATTCTCCTGGTGCTGATGATCATCCCGCTGGTCGCGATGGCCATCGACCGCGTGCTGTTTTGGATTCAGCGGGAGCTGTTCCCGCACCGCTACGGCAGTCACGGGATTCTCAATCGTGGTCTGCGGTTAGTGTTGCACGTGTATGAGGATTTCATAAACATATTCCGCAGGTCGGTTGCCCAGGCCGCGATCAGTGCCCGCGAGCCGGCCTCGACTCCGGATAAGAAGCCATGACCGAGACCGACAATACAACCGCTGCCGGTCCCGGCAAACCCGCCGAGCCGGTGGGTATCGGCGAGGTGTTGCCCGAGATCCGCAAGCCTGAGCAGCTTGCCCGGCCGCCCGTCGTCCAGTTCTCCGGCGTG
This is a stretch of genomic DNA from Phycisphaerae bacterium. It encodes these proteins:
- a CDS encoding ABC transporter permease; the protein is MRKLFVLRREIPPWQAGLCGIACVVMVLGLWWLATRGEPEQRLLGPTVLPSPAETFATFPSLWFDRALTRNTWASLRRVALGFGLATLMGVPLGILGGCFSWFHAFLSPLSIFGRNIPVAALIPLTFSLFGIGEQQKIMFIFIACVAFIVSDSAQAVVDVDRRYIDTAYTLGARRRQVILKVLVPLAMPGIFNSLRLLFGLAFGYIMLAELVKFGDESGGLGDIIMTSQKRGQKEHILLVLMIIPLVAMAIDRVLFWIQRELFPHRYGSHGILNRGLRLVLHVYEDFINIFRRSVAQAAISAREPASTPDKKP